Proteins from a single region of Aminivibrio sp.:
- a CDS encoding DUF362 domain-containing protein: MKSKVYQITAQSKSFTYDSGLMGKFENFLGRFDLGKYIPEDELVPLKMHLGNNGAFKTIRPQFVKKVVDAVKKVPAKPFVTDSVRVPGYEYLEIAKDAGYTHLTLGAPVIMADGIFGNDSIKVDAGEILGETAIASAIHDAKAMVVLTHVKGHIQAVLGGAIKNISMGGISAAPRDGDWHQGRGKMHFLMGETMQWDETKCTLCFNCMNICPIGAITFPDNVYTVDKDKCWRCGRCARVCPMEAIDVPVSHELFMKAVAEGASAVLKTFEPGRVVYVNFLLEMQPECDCMPLADPPVAQDQGILISDDPVAIDTATLDILSKVSPLPDSRASDLVPKDGWDIFSLLHKKDARLQIAEAEKLGLGNSEYELEVVG; the protein is encoded by the coding sequence ATGAAATCGAAGGTCTATCAGATAACTGCACAATCCAAGTCTTTCACCTATGACTCGGGGCTGATGGGTAAATTCGAAAACTTCCTGGGGCGGTTCGATCTCGGAAAATACATCCCTGAAGATGAGCTTGTTCCATTGAAGATGCACCTCGGCAATAATGGTGCCTTCAAAACCATCCGCCCCCAGTTTGTCAAGAAGGTGGTCGATGCAGTAAAAAAGGTACCTGCCAAACCCTTTGTCACTGATTCGGTGAGGGTTCCCGGCTATGAATATCTGGAGATTGCCAAAGATGCCGGATATACGCACCTGACACTCGGCGCGCCCGTGATCATGGCAGACGGGATCTTCGGGAACGATTCCATCAAGGTGGATGCCGGAGAGATTTTAGGTGAGACGGCCATCGCTTCTGCCATTCACGATGCCAAAGCAATGGTCGTGCTGACCCATGTAAAAGGGCATATCCAGGCTGTGCTGGGAGGGGCCATCAAAAACATATCCATGGGCGGTATATCTGCAGCCCCGCGGGACGGCGACTGGCACCAGGGAAGGGGAAAGATGCATTTTCTCATGGGGGAGACCATGCAATGGGATGAGACAAAATGCACCTTATGTTTCAATTGCATGAATATATGCCCTATCGGAGCAATTACCTTCCCGGACAATGTCTACACTGTCGACAAAGACAAGTGCTGGCGCTGCGGGAGATGCGCACGGGTATGCCCGATGGAGGCCATCGACGTCCCGGTATCGCATGAGCTCTTCATGAAAGCCGTTGCAGAAGGGGCGAGTGCGGTTCTGAAAACATTTGAGCCGGGAAGGGTTGTGTACGTAAATTTCCTTCTTGAGATGCAGCCTGAGTGTGACTGCATGCCCCTTGCCGATCCGCCCGTAGCCCAGGATCAGGGAATATTGATCTCCGATGACCCTGTTGCCATCGATACGGCGACCCTGGACATATTGAGCAAAGTAAGTCCCCTGCCTGACTCAAGGGCTTCAGACCTTGTTCCCAAGGACGGGTGGGATATCTTCAGCCTTCTCCACAAAAAAGATGCCAGGCTGCAGATTGCGGAAGCTGAAAAGCTTGGCCTCGGCAATTCGGAATACGAGTTGGAGGTTGTTGGGTAG